The following are encoded in a window of Salmo trutta chromosome 9, fSalTru1.1, whole genome shotgun sequence genomic DNA:
- the LOC115199722 gene encoding cysteine dioxygenase type 1: MEQTEVMKPETLDDLIKVLHKIFESDNINVEEVQNIMEAYDSNPQEWMKFAKFDQFRYTRNLVDEGNGKFNLMILCWGEGHGSSIHDHTDSHCFMKLLQGQLKETLFEWPDKKTCNMVQKSQRILQTNQCAYINDSFGLHRVENASHTECSASLHLYSPPFNTCQTFDQRTGHKNTVKMTFWSKFGERTPFETTVSQENN, from the exons ATGGAGCAAACCGAAGTGATGAAACCAGAAACTCTTGATGATCTGATCAAAGTTTTGcataaaatctttgaaagtgACAATATCAATGTGGAGGAGGTGCAAAATATAATGGAAGCATATGACAGCAATCCACAGGAATGGATGAAATTTGCAAAATTCGACCAGTTCAG GTACACAAGGAACCTGGTGGATGAAGGGAATGGAAAGTTCAACCTCATGATACTCTGTTGGGGAGAGGGTCACGGCAG CAGTATCCATGACCACACAGACTCCCACTGTTTCATGAAGTTGCTGCAAGGCCAGCTGAAGGAGACGCTTTTTGAATGGCCCGATAAAAAAACATGCAACATGGTTCAAAAATCTCAGAGAATCCTGCAAACAAACCAGTGTGCCTACATCAATG ATTCCTTTGGGCTGCACAGAGTAGAGAACGCCAGTCACACAGAATGTTCGGCCAGTTTGCACCTGTACAGTCCCCCCTTCAATACCTGCCAGACCTTTGACCAGCGGACTGGACACAAGAACACTGTCAAGATGACGTTCTGGAGCAAATTTGGAGAGAGGACTCCATTT GAAACCACAGTCTCACAAGAAAATAACTAA